The following are encoded together in the Brassica napus cultivar Da-Ae chromosome A9, Da-Ae, whole genome shotgun sequence genome:
- the LOC106368832 gene encoding uncharacterized protein LOC106368832 produces the protein MVSERCCVKPSSNTDMKGGDVLAVHRGDGNTDDLLRYPKKTDVDDECKSEVFREGDDHNALEMIHQVEEEVGTTLRGQLVVETETRHESPKQWVNRDEEEQAVLLERDNEESASGSPERDDDDDPNTVGREIKELDIKVANGHLEVVGTEEDTGRDENRVLGKGGEDSTSPMLMAKDDEPQSLRSETQTDDTVVTGEQDSPSCASSDAVKAAGETFQNVYFSGPVLPQSPSLGHKHSQSEMETPGHRRTNSFQRLKTQMHKAWRGVSNLREDNRPTFNPEVLANQKRQWYQLHSSKALDQTKYKEPTSLFEHFIIVGLHPETELKPVEEAFRRRKKWEMEMSRYEVADYRILRHRGPQFPILEPQILFKYPPGKKVAMRPKDLATFCFPGGVKARLLERTPSLSDLNELVYGQEHLGKDDSSFIFSFKVADDATLYGVCLHVSEIVQRPPGVLSTASPLHSSGGGSRFLVSAPRCYCLLTRVPFFELHFEMLNSMIAQERLKRITDFVSEMSLAAACHSPSVSRMNGCVSSPRSNPDNWMASAIPVDGVMALTAAAAGLISDSDIANFAEPQSPDSVVTSDASDVSHIKEIERDGRKVFHCYDDSSSEVSENHLDTPERRFQSFEKGHDSPEITCTDPRTQPIEHVESCESVFSSARSVMSDEVDDISNSENDFGDDLILEWAKEHNNDALQLICGYHSLAIPSRGSEVVFQPLEHLQSIEYTRPPVSALGLSEECICSSDSSGINARLAAAEEAMGLSMWTTATVCRILSLETILSLLSGVLLEKQIVVICPNLGVLSAIVLSLVPMIRPFQWQSLLLPVLPGRMSDFLEAPVPFLVGIHSKPTDWKVKTSNLVLVNILGNQVKVCNMPTLPQRRELMAQLTPIHAALAHYSSTARKHPVYKCSEVQAEAATKFLRVMRDYMESLCSDLHSHTITSVQSNSDRVSLLLKDSFIDSFPGRDRPFIKLLVDTQLFSVLSDSRLSSFENERL, from the exons ATGGTGTCTGAGAGGTGTTGTGTGAAGCCGAGTTCTAATACGGATATGAAGGGGGGAGACGTGTTGGCAGTTCACCGGGGAGATGGGAATACGGATGATCTTTTAAGATACCCCAAGAAGACGGATGTGGACGATGAATGTAAAAGTGAGGTCTTTAGGGAAGGAGATGACCACAATGCTTTGGAGATGATTCatcaagttgaagaagaagtGGGTACAACCCTGAGGGGACAGCTTGTggtggaaacagaaacgagACATGAGTCTCCAAAGCAGTGGGTAAATAGGGATGAAGAAGAACAAGCGGTGCTGTTGGAGAGAGATAATGAAGAATCGGCTTCAGGTTCACCTGAGAGGGACGACGACGACGACCCAAATACTGTTGGTAGAGAGATTAAAGAACTTGATATAAAAGTGGCAAATGGTCATCTGGAGGTGGTTGGAACTGAAGAAGATACAGGGAGGGATGAGAACAGGGTGTTGGGAAAGGGCGGTGAAGATAGTACGAGTCCGATGCTGATGGCAAAAGATGATGAACCGCAGAGTCTTAGATCTGAGACACAAACTGATGACACAGTTGTTACAGGAGAGCAAGACTCTCCCTCATGTGCTTCTTCGGATGCAGTTAAAGCAGCTGGAGAGACATTTCAAAACGTATACTTTAGTGGACCGGTCTTACCACAGTCGCCTTCGCTAGGACATAAGCACTCCCAAAGTGAGATGGAGACTCCAGGACACAGGCGCACGAATAGTTTCCAGAGACTAAAAACTCAGATGCATAAGGCTTGGCGTGGGGTCAGCAATCTACGTGAGGATAATCGGCCCACTTTCAATCCTGAGGTCTTAGCAAACCAAAAAAGACAGTGGTACCAGCTCCACTCTTCAAAAGCTCTG GaccaaacaaaatataaggAGCCGACCTCACTATTTGAACATTTTATCATTGTGGGGCTTCATCCGGAAACTGAGTTGAAGCCAGTTGAGGAGGCCTTCCGTAGAAGGAAGAAATGGGAGATGGAGATGTCAAGGTATGAAGTGGCTGACTACAGAATACTCCGCCACCGTGGGCCTCAGTTTCCAATATTGGAGCCACAG ATACTTTTTAAATACCCTCCTGGGAAGAAGGTGGCAATGCGTCCAAAAGATCTAGCAACTTTCTGCTTTCCTGGTGGGGTCAAG GCACGACTTTTGGAGAGGACCCCATCTCTCAGTGATCTAAATGAGCTTGTGTATGGACAG GAACATTTAGGCAAAGATGATTCATCGTTCATATTTTCATTCAAG GTAGCAGATGATGCGACATTGTATGGTGTTTGTTTACATGTCTCGGAGATTGTTCAAAGACCTCCTGGTGTTTTAAGCACTGCGTCACCATTGCATTCATCTGGAGGAGGCAGTCGGTTTTTGGTTTCTGCACCTCGATGCTATTGCTTGCTGACCAGAGTTCCTTTTTTTGAGCTACACTTTGAGATGTTAAACAG TATGATCGCACAAGAGCGCCTAAAACGGATAACAGATTTTGTTAGTGAGATGTCTCTCGCTGCTGCATGCCATAGTCCATCAGTTTCCAGAATGAATGGCTGTGTTTCTTCACCTCGTAGTAACCCTGATAATTGGATGGCTTCTGCAATACCTGTGGATGGTGTCATGGCACTCACGGCCGCTGCTGCTGGATTGATATCTGATAGTGACATTGCGAACTTTGCAGAACCGCAATCTCCAGATAGTGTCGTCACCAGTGATGCTTCAGATGTAAGTCATATCAAGGAAATAGAAAGAGATGGGAGGAAAGTTTTTCATTGCTACGATGATAGTTCTTCTGAAGTATCTGAGAACCACTTGGATACCCCCGAAAGAAGGTTTCAAAGCTTTGAGAAAGGCCATGATTCTCCGGAGATTACATGTACCGATCCTAGGACCCAGCCGATAGAGCATGTTGAAAGCTGTGAGTCCGTGTTCAG TTCAGCTAGAAGTGTGATGTCAGATGAGGTTGATGATATATCGAACAGCGAAAATGATTTCGGAGATGATTTAATTCTGGAATGGGCTAAG GAACATAACAATGATGCGTTACAACTAATCTGCGGCTACCATTCATTGGCAATTCCTTCCCGTGGAAGTGAAGTAGTTTTCCAGCCGCTGGAACATTTACAATCCATCGAGTATACACGGCCACCTGTTTCAGCTCTTGGATTGTCGGAAGAATGCATTTGCTCTTCTGATTCTTCCGGG ATAAATGCGAGGTTGGCAGCTGCTGAGGAGGCCATGGGTCTATCAATGTGGACAACGGCAACAGTTTGCCGTATTCTCTCTCTTGAAACT ATTTTGTCACTCCTTTCCGGAGTTTTATTAGAGAAGCAAATTGTGGTAATCTGCCCAAATCTG GGTGTTTTGTCAGCTATAGTACTGTCTCTCGTCCCAATGATTCGGCCGTTTCAGTGGCAGAGTTTACTGCTTCCG GTTCTGCCTGGAAGGATGTCTGATTTCCTCGAAGCACCCGTTcctttcctc GTCGGAATACACAGTAAACCTACAGATTGGAAAGTCAAGACGTCTAATCTTGTTCTAGTTAACATCCTCGGCAATCAG GTGAAAGTATGTAACATGCCAACATTGCCTCAGCGTAGAGAACTTATGGCTCAGTTGACTCCAATCCATGCCGCACTGGCTCACTATAGCTCGACTGCTAGAAAACACCCGGTTTATAAATGCAGTGAAGTACAA GCAGAAGCTGCGACTAAATTCTTGAGAGTAATGAGAGATTACATGGAGTCTCTTTGCTCAGACTTACACTCTCACACCATAACAAGTGTTCAATCCAATAGCGACAGG GTTTCTCTACTTCTAAAGGACAGTTTTATCGATTCATTTCCTGGTAGAGACCGACCCTTCATTAAG TTATTAGTAGACACACAACTATTTAGCGTTCTGTCAGACTCACGGCTATCGAGCTTTGAGAACGAGCGTCTCTAA